The following coding sequences are from one Bufo bufo chromosome 2, aBufBuf1.1, whole genome shotgun sequence window:
- the LOC120991964 gene encoding zinc finger protein OZF-like — MTNQGEDLTDIKVEDEEERTMGDPLCMSEVEEDVPGDVTTVLTENPSKNSEGNVISLSDKVEDEDIVQLSSAENLIPFNVHPGLHCTGLSYNPPNHEEPLPDQSEIDTPYTGQNDGDNFQFGKEFIESSNLYTNRSIDTEERPFSCSLREKTFADKSSLLRYVKSFRREKPYSCSECGKCFTHQSILLTHQRIHTGEKPYLCSECGKCFTHQSDFIKHQRIHTGVKPYSCAECGKSFSNRSNLVTHQRSHTGEKPYSCSECGKRFITKCNVRYHQRVHTGEKPFSCSECGKSFTDKSSLVRHERSHTGENLYSCSECGKSFTNKSGFARHERSHTGEKPYSCSVCEKSYTEKSRLVRHERSHTLETLFSCSECEKSFTDKSSLVKHKRIHTGEKPFSCSDCGKCFKYQSDLIKHHRIHTGEKPYSCSDCGKCFTHQSDLIKHRRIHTGEKPYSCSECGKCFTNKSNLVTHQKRHTGEKQYSSSESGRHFITKGKVNDHHRNHTGEMPSTCLLYENSFTD, encoded by the exons atgacaaatcagggggaagatctgactgatattaaagtggaggatgaagaagagaggaCGATGGGCGATCCCCTGTGTatgagtgaggtggaggaggacgttccaggagatgtcaccacag TCTTGacagaaaatcccagtaagaaTTCTGAGGGAAATGTCATATCACTAAGTGATAAAGTAGAAGATGAAGATATCGTGCAGCTCTCTTCAGCAGAAAACCTGATTCCCTTTAATGTACACCCAGGACTTCACTGTACAGGTCTATCATATAATCCCCCTAATCATGAGGAACCTTTACCTGACCAATCAGAGATTGATACCCCATATACAGGTCAGAATGATGGTGACAATTTTCAATTTGGTAAAGAATTCATAGAAAGCTCAAATCTGTATACAAACAGAAGTATTGACACAGAGGagaggccattttcatgttcactaCGTGAGAAGACCTTTGCAGATAAATCAAGTCTTCTTAGATATGTGAAAAGTTTCAGAAGGGAGAAGCCTTACTCctgctcagaatgtggaaaatgttttacacatCAATCAATTCTtcttacacatcagagaattcacacaggagagaagccgtatttatgttcagaatgtgggaaatgtttcacacATCAGTCAGATTttattaaacatcagagaattcatacaggagtgaagccatattcatgcgcagaatgtgggaaatctttttcAAATAGATCAAATCTGGTgacacatcagagaagtcacacaggagagaagccgtattcatgttcagaatgtgggaaacgcTTTATTACAAAATGCAACGTCAGGTACCATCAAagagttcacacaggggagaagccattttcatgttcagaatgtgggaagtcctttacagataaatcaagtcttgttagacatgaaagaagtcacacaggagagaatctgtattcatgttcagaatgtggaaagtcCTTTACAAATAAATCAGGTTTTGctagacatgagagaagtcatacaggtgagaagccatattcatgttcagtatGTGAGAAGTCCTATACCGAAAAATCAAGGCTTGTTAGACATGAAAGAAGTCACACGTTAGAGACAttgttttcatgttcagaatgtgagaagtcctttacagataaatcaagtcttgttaaacataagagaattcacacaggagagaagccattttcatgttcagactgtgggaaatgtttcaaatATCAATCAGATCTTATTAAACAtcacagaattcacacaggagagaagccgtattcatgttcagactgtgggaaatgttttacacatcaATCAGATCTTATTAAACAtcggagaattcacacaggagagaagccgtattcatgttcagaatgtgggaaatgttttacaaataaatcaaaTCTGGTTACGCATcaaaaacgtcacacaggagagaagcagtATTCAAGTTCAGAAAGTGGGAGACATTTTATTACAAAAGGCAAAGTTAATGATCATCACAGAAATCACACAGGGGAAATGCCCTCTACATGTTTACTATATGAGAACTCCTTTACCGATTAA